GAGATAATTGCAGGAGGAGCTTCGTTCGCTCCAAGTCTGTGGTCATTGCTTGCAGAAGCAATACTTGCTCTCAGAAGATCCGCATACTCATGAACCGCCTTTATTGCGTTAACGAAGAATGTTAAGAACTGTAAGTTTTTCTTTGGATTTTTTCCTGGACTTAATAAGTTTTCTCCAGTGTCTGTAGCTAAAGACCAGTTGTTGTGTTTTCCGCTTCCGTTTACTCCTGCGAAAGGTTTTTCATGGAATAGAATGTGGAAGTGGTGCTTGTGGGCTACCCTTGCCATGATGTCCATCAATAAAGAGTTGTGGTCTACAGCGACGTTTACCTCTTCAAACATTGGCGCTAGTTCAAATTGGTTTGGAGCTACTTCATTATGTCTTGTTGTTGCAGGAATACCAAGTTTCATACATTCAATTTCCAGCTCCTTCATGAAGTTCATTACCCTCGTAGGAATAGAACCGAAATAGTGGTCATCCAGCTGCTGTCCTTTTGCAGGAGAATGCCCTAATAACGTTTTACCTGTTAAAACAAGGTCCGGACGTGATTGGTATAGTGCCGAATCTACAAGGAAATATTCCTGCTCCCAACCCAAAGTAGGAGTTACTTTCGTTACATTTTTGTCAAAATACTGCATTACATTCGTTGCAGCTTCATCCACAGCGTTCAAAGCTCTTAAAAGTGGCGCTTTATAATCTAAAGTTTCTCCTGTGTAAGAAATAAAGATAGAAGGAATACATAATGTAGTTCCCATGATAAATGCCGGAGATGTAGGATCCCAGGCTGTATAACCTCTTGCTTCAAAAGTATTTCTGATCCCTCCGTTTGGGAAAGAAGATGCATCAGGCTCCTGCTGAATCAGCATGCTTCCACTGAATCTTTCGATTGCTCTGCCTCCTTCAATAGGGGTAAAGAAAGAATCGTGCTTTTCCGCTGTAGTACCTGTCAAAGGCTGAAACCAGTGCGTGTAGTGAGTTGCTCCTTTGCTCATTGCCCAGTCTTTCATCGCTACTGCTACCTGATCTGCAATATGCCTCTGGATTTTAGTGCCTTTTTTAATGGCATCCATAATAGAACCGAATGCTTCTTTTGTTAAATACTCTCTCATCGTTTCTTCAGAGAAAACATTTTTACAGAAGAGTTCTGATAATTTTGCAGGGATTTCAACAGAATTATCTTTTCTGAAATCCTTAAACGGAAGTGTTTCTAATGCTTTGAATCTTAAGGTTGACATATTTGGGTGATTTTTTACAGGGCAAATTTACAAAAAAAATGAATCAAAAATAATTTAACCCTAAAAAAATAAGGGGTGTTGTTTAATTTTAACTAAAATTTAAACAATGGTTTTGTTTTTTAACAGGGGGTGTTAACATTTAGAATATAACGTTTCAGATTTTAGAATGGACAACGTTTACTAAGGGGAGCTTTAGTCTCAACCTTTAAAAATTTATGCCAGTATAAATATAACATTAAAATATAAATATTCATTTCCTGTTAAAATAGATAAGAAGACCAGTATATTATCAAAATAAAGCGGCTTATCTATGGGTTTTAAACAACTTATTAAAAGATAGTTAAAATAAGTTGAGAGGAGATTTTGTATATTTGTGTGAAATTTATTTTATGACAAATTCTAGAGCAAGAGAAACCACCGAGGCTATCGAAAGACTATACATCTCTATGAGACACTTATTTTATAGAGGATTTTTCAAGCCAGGAGGGGTTTCAGGAGAAAGTATAAGAAGTTTGTTGAAAACCATCAATCCGGAAATTTATGGGACCATGAATATTCCGAACAAATTGGAGCTTGACGGCTTGATGTATGTTTTGGACAGACTTCCGGAAGGGATTGAGGAGTGTGCTTTTATTCATCTTACATCTGATGAAGGTTTTGATAAAGGAAGTTTCGAACCCATTGTTCCTAAGAAAAGAAGAAGAAACTGTTATAGAATTGATGAACACCAGATGAATATTGAGGTTCTTTTGGGCCGTTCCGAAATTTATGACATTCTTACCCACCTTACATTCCTATTTATAGAAGCTGATAAAATTCGTAACCAGGCTTTCATTCGGGATGAAAACTGGAAGCCGACACGCGCCTTTAAAATTATTGAAGAGGTCGTGAAGGGTGAAAAGAAATACAGCAGAAAAGAAAAAGAGGTTGCTCTTATTCATCTTTCATCTTTAATAGGAAGAACTTTTGAAGAAACTTTAAGAGCTTATAACACTTTTGGAGATGATGACAATCCGGACCGATTATTTAAAATCATCTATAACTTAGGAAAAGTAAGTCTTGAAGATGCTAAAGAAACCACAGAAAGAGAAATTCATTTCAGTGCAATATTAAAGGAAAGAGTAGGACACCATTACTTTGGAGAAAAGTGGGCGGATAAGGTAAAGGAGGTTTTATTTGAAAACAATCTTCATATGCGTCCGCTGCATATTATCTCTGCCAATATGCACTCTGTTAAGAATATGCTTTATGCGAATGAGGCGCTTAAAAAGAAGCAGCATCATGAAGTAGACTACAAGTTGTATGAAGAGATTTCAAATAAAAAGGAACTTCGTGATAAAGTATCAAAATATGCTTTAGATGGAGGAATGATTCATATTGCTGATAAGAGTGGAAGTAATATTGATGTTCAGATCATTGATTTGAGCAAAACAGATTTGAAAAATACTCCTTTCAGCGATATTAAGTTTTCCGGAGATGATGTGGTAATGGTATTCGATTATGCATTCGGAGAGCAGGCTTTTGAAGTAATGGATGAATTACTAAAACCTTTTGAGCATAAGGGAGAAGTATATATGATGCATGTGAAATCTGTTTCCATTATGGGGAAAGCAGGAATTCTTACAGGAGAGAAAGGGGATATTATGATTCCTACCTCTCATATTTTTGAAGGAACAGCAGATAACTATCCTTTTGAAAATGCATTGAAACTTGATGATTTTAAAGATGATGAATTAAAAGCTTTTGAAGGCCCGATGATCACAGTTTTAGGAACTTCGCTTCAAAACAGAGATATTCTTTCTTATTTTATGAATACTTCATGGAGGGCTATTGGTCTTGAAATGGAAGGGGCACATTATCAGAAGGCTATTCAGGTTGCTTCTAAAATCAGACATCACATTTCACCGGATCTCTTTGTATGCTATGCGTATTATGCTTCTGATAATCCTTTGGAAACAGGAAGTACATTATCTTCAGGAGGGTTAGGTCTTACGGGAGTAAAACCAACTTATCTGATCACTTTAAGAATCCTTGAAAAGATCTTAAGAAGCGGAAAGAAAGAAGCTTCTTCTAAAAAATAATTGTAATCTTAAATGATAATACCAGCCTCAAATGTGTTTTGCATTTGAGGCTTTTTTCTAGTCGCAAATACTATTTTTCACAGGTTAGCAAAGCAAGCCGGTACTTTATGATAAATCACAATCTGCAAGAATTTAAAATAAGGTAATTGTCAGATTATATTAGTCTTTTAACAAATTGAATTACCATTCATCTAAAACCATATTAAACAGAATAAAACCTCCGGATAACTCCTGTTTTGAGGGTGTTATTTAAAATACCTACCTTTAAAAAAAAATAAATTTTAAATGAGAAAATCGGCTGCAATCATTTTTGCGTTTATCATTTCACAATTTCAAGCTCAGCAAGGAGCTTATTATCAGCAGGCTGCAAAGTACAAGATGGATATTGATGTCAATGCTGAAAAATTTACCTATCAGGGAAAACAGACCTTGGAATATACCAACAATTCACCGGATGAGCTGAATGTGGTTTATTTTCATCTGTACTGGAATGCTTTTAAGCCTGGTTCTATGATGGATCAGAGAGTAGCTTCCCAGGGTAAAAACGGTGACTCAAGGTTGCAGAAAGATGGAATTTCAAGGCTGGCCTCTATTCCGAAAGATCAGGAAGGTGTTCAAAATATTCACTGGATCAAGCAAAATGGTAAAGACCTGAAATTTGAAGTTCAGGAAACCATTATGAAGGTCTATCTGGCAGAGCCGATCAAGCCTAATACTACAACAGTCTTTACAATGGATTGGGATTCGGTGATTCCTCAACAGATCAGAAGAAGCGGAAGAAACAACAGAGAAGGCGTAGATATGACCATGACGCAATGGTATCCAAAGATTGCAGAGTACGATTATGACGGCTGGGCAACATTTGATTATATGGGAAGAGAGTTCCATGCACCGTTCTCAGATTTTGATGTTACAATTAAAATTAATAAAGACTACGTTATCGGGGCAGGAGGTATTCTGGAGAACCCTGCAGATGTGAAGGGGTATGATGCAAATGCTAAAATAAAAGCAGAAAAAGATAAAAAAGTAAGCTGGAGGTGGACTGCTAAGAATATTCTAGACTTCGCATGGAGTGCAGACAGAGATTATTCAGTAGAGAGCTTTAACGTTCCGGAAGGTCCAAAAGTTTATTTAGTTTATCAGAAAAATGATAAAACGAAAGCATGGGGTGAAGCACAGCCTTACCTTACAAAATATTTCCAGATCATGAATTCCCATTTCGGAAAATATGTATATCCAAGCTATGCATTCATCCAGGGAGGCGATGGTGGAATGGAGTACGGGATGTGTACGATGATTCTGGGTGAAGCTAAAAGTATTAAAGACCTGATGGGCTTAATGGCTCACGAAGGATCTCACTCTTGGTATCAGCAGATGCTGGCTACCAATGAGTCTGTAAGACCATGGATGGACGAAGGATTTACAAGTTATGCAGAAGGCTATACTATGTATCAGCTGTTCCCTGAACAATTGCCTAATCCTTTTGTGGAAAGACTGGATGCGTACAGAAAATTTGTTAAAAAAGGGATTGAAGAACCTGCAGTATGGCTGGGAGATCATCATGACAACGGAACGGCGTATACCTATGCTTCTTATGTGAAAGGCGAGCTTTATCTGGTAGAACTAGCTTACATTATGGGAGAGCAAAATCTTGCTGAAACTTTAAAGCAATATTATGATCAGTGGAGCATGAAGCATCCTTCAGACAGGGATTTCCTTCATATTGCACAAAAAGTTTCCGGAATGGATCTGAAGTGGTTTCACAATTATTGGATCAATACAACGAAAACCATTGATTATGGAATTAAGGATGTAAAGTATGAAGCAAAATCTACTACCATTACCTTAGTTAATAACGGTCAGGTTCCTATGCCGATAGACTTTAGTGTGATGACAAAAGATAAGAAGGTGGTTACTTATCAGATTCCGTTGAATATGACACACACCTGGAAAGAAAAAGATGCGTATGGTGAGTTCAAAACAATGCCTTACTGGCCATGGACTCAGAAACAGTATACCATTACGGTTCCTTACACAAAATCGCAATTATCTGTGCTGGGAATAGACTTTAGCCAGAGACTTGCTGATGTAAATATGGAAGACAACTTTGTAGAAGTGAAATAACGTATAACAACATATAAAAATAAATCCCGCAGATGATTCCGCGGGATTTGTTGTTTCAAGAATATTTCCATTCACTTGGCCATTCCGGCACAAGTCTAATGATGGATTTTCCTACATCATTTTCTAAAATTGCACCTGATTAAAAAGTTTAAATAATTTGTATTGATTTATTGAGGTGAGATTAATAGAAATAAAGCTCGTCTGGTTCCGTGCAATGTTGTTTTGAATAAGGAAGAAATATAAAGGGCTTTTCTATGATTTTTTGTAAAGATTACTGAATGCCAAACTGCTGTACCATCCAGTGATTAGCATGGTTTTTAATAAGGTCTTTTTTCAGAACCTCATCTTTGGTATTTAAGTAGCTGTATACTTTTAAAGGAATGGAATCAGGATACTCCTTTAATCCGTTAGCTACCGTAATTTTTGCTTCTTCTTTCTTTTGACCGCTGTCCAGAGCCTCAGCTTTATAGATATAAATGATAGCCGGGATTTTTCCATAAACATTTTTGGTTTCATTTTCCAGCAGGTTCATTGTTTCCATCTGGAATTCAGGATTAGCTGCTTTTCCTGCCATTACAGTCTGGCTGATATGCTGTTGATACATCAGGAAAAGAAAAAGCAAATGAAGGTTTTTGGTATTGGGATCAGAAGCCGCTTTTTCAATCTTATGTATGGTTTCGGGGGTGATCTCATCATCATCAGCCTGAAGGCTCTTCTGATAAAACTCATCCATAAGATCATAGACTGTTTGATCATTAGAGTCAATACTTGACTGACTTTTTATTTTCTGAAATGTTTCTTTTATTTGTAGACTTGATTGTGCAAAAGCGGTCAAGCTGAAGCATAAGAAAATAGCCAGAATCAGATTTTTCATAGAGCGGTTCAAATGTTTTCCGCTTAAATATACTCATTTGTTCCAGAACTGAAAAAAGAAATAAGAAGGGCATCATAATTTAGTGGATAATCCAAAGGTTGTTTTTCCTAAAATGATTAATTTTAGGGCTGCAAAATTAACATAGGATTTCTTCTCTTTCTATTACAGAATGACCAGAAATTTCTTTTGAAAAATATGTCAATGAATTCAATCGTAATCAACGTAGGAAACAGTAATATCAGATTTGGTCTTTTTGATGATGATAATTGTGATATTTCTTGGGTAATCAATACAAAACCATACAGAACGGCGGACGAATTATACGTTCAGATGCTGATGCTTTACCAGACGTATAAAATAGAACCAAAAGAAATCCAAAAAGTAATTATTGGTTCTGTGGTACCCCAGCTCACCAAAGTGATGAGTGCTGCCATAAAAAAGATTCACAAAGTAAGTCCTGTAATTGTTGACAGTACAACGCCGTCAATTGTTCAGGCAAAATCTAAATCAAGAGGAACGGATATTTATGCCAATCTTGTAGCGGCTCATATGCTTTATCCTGGAAGAAAGAAGATTGTTTTAGACTTCGGAACAGCACTTACGGCAAGTTGTATTTCGGAAACCGGAGAATCTTTGGGTGTTATTATTGCCCCGGGCATTATTACTTCTCTGAATTCTTTAATCAGCCAGACTGCCCAGCTTCCGGAAATTGAGCTGAAGAAGCCTAAAACTGTTTTAGGATTGGATACGGTAAGCTGTATGCAAAGCGGTATGGTATACGGATTTTTAGGAATGGTAGAGGGCTTTATTGACAGAATAAATGATGAGGTAAATGACGATTGTTTTGTCATTGCAACAGGGGGTGTATCTCATGTCTATAAGCCTTTGACGAATAAAATTCATTTAATGGACAGGCTCCATACGTTAAAAGGACTTTATTTTCTGGGAAAAGATTTATAAATTTATCATATTAAGATCCGGGTTGAGCATAAGCAGATCCGTTGTCTTAGTTTCAACTGTAATATAATGAACAGATTTCCGACCTTAGAAACAGAAAGGCTCATTCTCTCACAATTGGAGGAGAAAGATATTCCTTTTATTGTTGAATATCTTCAGCATAGAATTTATTCCGATCTTACGTCTAATATCCCTTATCCTTACACAGAGAATGATGCCAGATTTTGGCTGACAATATCTCAGGAAGCTTTTGATGAGCAGATAGGATATACTTTTGCTATCCGTAATAAAGAAGGTCAGATTATAGGGGCTATCGGCCTTCATGACAGGGAAGATGATAAAGCGGAATTAGGATACTGGATGGCAATTCCTTACTGGAATAAAGGATATGTAACGGAAGCAGCAAAAGCAATTGTGGATTTTGGTTTTAAAGAGATGGGACTCAATAAAATTTTTGCTACTCATTTTCCACACAATCCTGCCTCTGGAAAAATCATGGAGAAAATAGGAATGGAACAGGAAGCTGTTTTAAGACAGCATGTCAAAAAGGACGGAGAATATCATGATCTTGTCATGTATGCTATTTTTAATCATAGAGACTGAGTACGTTAAATATTTCAATGCGATAAAAATAAAAGTCAGAGAATATTTCTACATTCTCTGACTCTTTTATTATCTAAATGACTTTATGTATTCTTAAAGATCTCCTGTACAAGAATCGCATTCTACCAATGGATAAACCCATGTACCATTAGAATCCTGGAAAGGCTGATTTCTGCATCCGATTTTTCTTACGCCATTGCTGTCTGTGTAAAAACATTGGTCAGGGCGGATACCTCCGTTAATTTTTGCTGTTTCTTTTCTTGATAATTTTTTCATAATATTTTAATTTGATTGTGATCAAATATACTTAATTATTCAATAAATCATATTTATTTTATTGGTTTTTCAAGTTTTTATGAAAAATAATTCTCTTTAAGGGGAGCCGCGTTATCTCTTACTTTTAAAAAAATCTTTAACAATCGTAGAACATTCTTTTTCCATGATTCCGGTTATCATTTCAGTCTTTGGATGTAAAGTAAGGTGTTTGTTGATAAACCCTCTTTGTTCATCTCTCGCTCCAATCACTACTTTTGAAATTTGAGACCAGGATAAAGCTCCGGAACACATTACACAGGGTTCCATTGTTACATATAGAGTGCAGTCTTTTAGGTATTTGCCTCCAAGGAAATTGGCAGCAGCAGTGATAGCCTGCATTTCTGCATGAGCAGTCACATCGTTTAATGTTTCGGTAAGGTTGTGAGCCCTTGCAATAATGCGGTTGTTAGAAACCACTACACATCCGATGGGGACTTCATCTTTTTCTAAAGCGGCTTCTGCTTCCTGCAGTGCCATTTTCATATAGTACTCGTCGGTAAACATTTAATCTGTTATTGTTAAAGTTAAGGGAAGTGTAAAGCGATAAATGGCAGGATCACCTTTTATGACTGCAGGAGAAAATTTTTCTGCCAGAGAATATAATGCAATTTCCGCTTGTCTGTTGAACGTGAAGTTATCACCCTGCGCATGAACATTGCTGACGCTTCCATCTTTTTCTACCATAAAAGCAACATCTGTCTTTATTGTTTTTTCCTGAGAATATACTCCGTCAACATACAGCAGATTGGCGACTTCCTGTCTCAAAGAATTGAGCCCTCCTGGATAATCGGCAACTTTTTCTATATCGGGAAGCTTTTCAGATGAGATTGCTTTGAGACTATTAATGGAACGAAGATCTTCTAAGTTTCGGACTTTCACCAACGCTCCAATTAATGCATTGTTTTCAATACTGTCCATTTTTTTCATAAAAAAAAGAAAATCACCTTTTATAGCAGATTTTTTTAAGGTATTGGATTCTTCATCAAATTTTTTCTTAAACTCTTTATTCAGCATACTTCTATGCTGATTATAATAGTTTTTCACAAGCCGGAATTCTTCTTTTTGCTGTGACAGACAAAAGGAAGAAATAAAACAGGCAAGGCAGATGAATAAAGTTCTCAATAGGCTATATTTATGTAAATATAACAAAAAAAATGAGATGTGATCGTATATATCAACTCTCCAGATATCGGTTCAGCGACTCCTGCAAATGAGTACGGATATCATCAACTAAACATTTAGGTTCCAGTACGGTAACTTCTTTTCCATAAGATAAAATTTCCTGCATAAAGTCATAGGTAGGGTGGAGGAAGAACTCAAAATAGATCTCTTCAGGTGTTTCTTTGGTTTCTTTCTGCGACTGATGAAGAGGGAAACTTTTGATATACTCTCCCTGATGGCGGCTGCATTTTAATACAATTTTCTCCGGTTTTTGTTCCGTCAGGTTCATAACACCAAATGCATTTTTGAAATGCTCTCTGAAGTTGTATTTGTACTTTTCTCTAAACTGATTCTTAGCCACATCCAGATAATTGATTCTGTCAAGCCCGAATGACTTCAGAATTTTGTCTTTGGTATCAATAGCGATGAGGTACCAGCGGTCTTTGGATTCTTTCAATGCCAAAGGATGTACCTTTCTGGAGGTCATCAGTTTGTTTTTGTAATTATAGTGCTCAAAAGTCACAACTCTTTTATTTCGGATGGCAAAGAAGAGGTCATAAAAATTTTCCACGCCAGTAGGTTTGCGGCTTTCGAAAAAGATAAAATCGGAAAAATTGGGATGGGTATTCATGGCATTGCTCACCTGGAATGATTCCAGTAGTTTTTGGTTGTATTCATCCACTTCCATGATCGGGCGGCTTTCAATATAATACCTGTTGTCCCCCTTTTTTTTATTATGAATAGAAAGATTGAAAAGATCAGAAATTTCACGAATATCCCTTTGCAGAGTACGGATAGAGTAGCTCTTGATGTCCGCATCCTGGAATTCAAAAGAGTTTAAAAGATAGTCCTCCAGCTGAGAATAGGTAGCCGGAGAACTTTCTAATCTTTTAATAATTAAGGCATATCTTGTCAGATAAAAGTCTTTCTTCATAGTAAAGTTTTGTAAGACAAATATATGTGCTTAATGCGACAAAAGGTGTCGTGTTTTATTTTTTTATTATAAACTTATTGCCCGTAATCTATGAAGGAACTCTTATTTATGAACATATGGAATGAAGTAGGAGTAACTTCTATCTTTGAAATAGGACTATTGGAAATAACAAAAGTGGTTTTATTATTTTGTTCATTTTCTGTAAATGGCTTCCCTTGCAAATTAATTTTTACCATATCTTTGAAAACCTGAGAAGGTGTTTGAAACTCCATAAATAAGTTATCCAAATATTCAGTATTTCCTCCGAAGTCAGTTTTTACACCATCTTTAAAATCGAATTGTATTTTTTTGATATCTTTTCTTTTTGATGATTCTTTTTTTGTTTTCATGTCATAATCTACAATTCCTGTCCAGATAGGTAAAGGATTTGCATACTTTTCCTTAAAAATTAGTATTAAAGTAGAAATTAATTCAGAGAGAGAGCATTTTAATAATAATTCTTCCAATATCTCTTCTTTATTTAAATTCTCCATTGCTTTGGGGTCATACTTTTGTTGATCTAATACAATAGCTCTGTATTGTTTTGGTGTTACATAATATAACACATCATAATCTTTTTTTGTTATCATTTTATAATTTTTTATAATGAATATATTCAACCCTGTTTTTTAATTTCATATGTTTTAACGGATTTCTGTAATATTAAAATCGTTTTTCATGATCTTATTTATAAGACGAATATATGGGCTTAATGCGACAAAACGTGTTGTGTTTTATTTTTCCCAGGCATAATTTCCATTTTTATCAATCTCAATCTAAGATTCCTCAGGAAAGATTAATATGGATAAAGGTTTTCCATCTTTATCATTTATCATTATTATGTAATTTTCATACATTTCATTAGGAGGGAACCCTTTTGAATAATCATACCATCCATCCCAATAATCCATATTCAATTTATTATCTTTATCTTCTTTCTTCCAAAAATTTAATTTTATAGGGTACTGATCGTTATGATCTAATTTTAAATCTTGATAAACCTTTGCTATGGTTTTTTTATCTGGACTTCTGTATGTTTCATGATGATCGGGTTGAGTACATTAAAATGAGTTGATAATATATAGCCAGCCTAAGATATGCTTTCTACTGAGCAAAATAATAAAAACAGCAGTAAAGTTACTGCTGTTTTCGTCCAAGAGTTTTACTTTCTGTGTTTTATATTTTTAAGGTACTTTGGTTATTTGTAATCAAAACGGTCTTCGTCCGGATACCAGTAGAGGTCTAAACTTGGTGTCATTGTTCCATTTTCATAAGATTTTATGTTGTCCTCTAAAGTTCCCAAAGAACCAAAGCTTACTACTCTTTCCGTTTCTTTTTCCACTATAAAAGGCCCTGAGCCGACAAGAGCTGCAGTAGATCTCCTTTTAAAATATATTTTTTAGAATTGAAAAAAAAATATTACCATATGGCTTGTTTAAAATGGCATTAGGAATAATCATCGTCTCAATATTCTTTGCCACTATTTTTCTAATAAAACGGTCTGCTATTTCTAGCATTTCTTTGTCTGTTAGCATAAATAAGATATTTTTTATTTTTCATGAGCTTCTGTATGGAAATCCGATAATCATGTAGAAATAATAACTATAAAAGAGATTTTGTTTACATATTCACAGGGTCAAAAAAACCATCTTCATCTTCTTCCAATTGCAATAATTTATTTTTATCACTTTTATAAAGCTCGATATTTTCCTCTACAGAAATAGCGGTCATCATACAGTATACATTTAGTGTTTCTTTATCAATAATAACAGGTCCGTTTCCGGCCAATGCATTAGAAAAATCATTGTTTACATCTTTTAGTTGCCAATAAAATACCCATCCAAAAGGATGCTCTTGTGTAAGATTATCATATATAATTATATTGGGTTTTCCCAAATCGTCCAAATTCGAAGGTTATTTTCATAATCTACAAATCGCTGCATTTTTGCCTTTGCTTGTTCTTTTGTATACATGATATTTTATGTTCGTAAGAATTGATAATTCTTTTAAACTAATTTTTTTTAATTGTCTATCAAGAAACTTAATTACTCTTTTTTATTTTATTGGTGACATTAAAATATTCTTTTCAATTTTTGCCATTTAGAAGAAACTCTTCCAGCTATTAATAGTAGCTGGAGAAGTTTTTATCTTTTAATAATTAAAGCATCCTTATCAGATGAAAATCCATTATGATCTTATTTTATAATATGGATTTAATGATACAAAATATAACGTGCTATTCTTTCTATTTATCCAGTTTATGATTATATGTATTAATAGAATTTTGGATATATTCAGTAAAGCTATTAGCTATTTTTCTATGAAATTCTTTCGAGTCCATACTGTCATCCGTATATCCTTCCATATCAAGCCCATAAACGGGAGGATTGTCTCCTTCATCAAAAAATATATAATGGATGTAAATAGAACCATCAGACTCTGCAATTGTCCAGAAATCTCGCTTAATTATATTTTGTAATCCATAATCTTTTAATTGTTCTTTGGCATTTTCATTTGCGGATTCCAAAAAATCAAAGGTTCCTCCTAAACCTGTATTTGAGTTATGAATAGGATAAAAGTGCTTTCCCGTTAATTCCAAAAATTCTTTATAAGCTTTTGGAAATTCTTTATTAATTTTTATTTCCAATTGATTTATTGAAGCAAGAGAAACATTGCTATTGTTCCATTTATTTTTTATAAGATATTCATTAAGTTCTTTAAAATATTGTAAGCTCATAATAATATTATATTTTTAGTGTTTATGTTTTTGTAAGAACATTTCAAAAGTTTCATTATTGTAGACGGGCTCAATAATATTTTTACTGTTTTTATACATAGGCCTTGCTATCGTAATTTGAGATTTAGGGTAAGTTATTGCACGGCTGAGAATTTCTCTTTTACAGACATTACATGGATCATAAGTAGTGAGAATTCTTAATTTTATTTCTAATTTTTCTATATCAATATTATGTTCTGTTGCAATTCTAGCAATATCTTCATCGACTAATGCTGTAATTTTTACTTCTGAATCATCAATTCTTGATCTGGCAGGTTTTAGGGCACTGTCTTTAAAAAATTCGCCTTCAACATTTTCTACTGTTTTTTCAATGCCTTTTCCATTACTCATCAAATCTTTTTTAGAGGCACTTGCCCAATAATCTTGCTTAGAAAAAATTACTCGGCCATTATGAGTTATTTCCAATTCGGCATTTGCAATATTTGTAAATTGAGCTTTTCCACTTTTTAATTTTGTT
This genomic window from Chryseobacterium sp. MEBOG06 contains:
- a CDS encoding glutamine synthetase III, whose product is MSTLRFKALETLPFKDFRKDNSVEIPAKLSELFCKNVFSEETMREYLTKEAFGSIMDAIKKGTKIQRHIADQVAVAMKDWAMSKGATHYTHWFQPLTGTTAEKHDSFFTPIEGGRAIERFSGSMLIQQEPDASSFPNGGIRNTFEARGYTAWDPTSPAFIMGTTLCIPSIFISYTGETLDYKAPLLRALNAVDEAATNVMQYFDKNVTKVTPTLGWEQEYFLVDSALYQSRPDLVLTGKTLLGHSPAKGQQLDDHYFGSIPTRVMNFMKELEIECMKLGIPATTRHNEVAPNQFELAPMFEEVNVAVDHNSLLMDIMARVAHKHHFHILFHEKPFAGVNGSGKHNNWSLATDTGENLLSPGKNPKKNLQFLTFFVNAIKAVHEYADLLRASIASASNDHRLGANEAPPAIISVFIGSQLFSVLEELEKVTSGKLSPEEKTELKLNVVGKIPEILLDNTDRNRTSPFAFTGNKFEIRAVGSSANCAESMTVMNTIAAKQLNDFKKEVDSLIEGGLKKDEAIFNVLREYIKQSKSIMFEGDGYSDDWAKEAEKRGLNNLKTTPEALKQEMDKKFLDLYEEMGIFNHREVEARNEIKLEKYSTVIDIEARVLSDIARNHIIPSALNYQNRLIENVKGLKEIFGDKDFKPLAKEQMSLITDISENVSKIKLGVEALLKAREAAKDVSDSQKQAEEYCNKVKPLFDPIRDASDALEMMVDDELWPMTKYREMLFTK
- a CDS encoding DUF6909 family protein; translated protein: MTNSRARETTEAIERLYISMRHLFYRGFFKPGGVSGESIRSLLKTINPEIYGTMNIPNKLELDGLMYVLDRLPEGIEECAFIHLTSDEGFDKGSFEPIVPKKRRRNCYRIDEHQMNIEVLLGRSEIYDILTHLTFLFIEADKIRNQAFIRDENWKPTRAFKIIEEVVKGEKKYSRKEKEVALIHLSSLIGRTFEETLRAYNTFGDDDNPDRLFKIIYNLGKVSLEDAKETTEREIHFSAILKERVGHHYFGEKWADKVKEVLFENNLHMRPLHIISANMHSVKNMLYANEALKKKQHHEVDYKLYEEISNKKELRDKVSKYALDGGMIHIADKSGSNIDVQIIDLSKTDLKNTPFSDIKFSGDDVVMVFDYAFGEQAFEVMDELLKPFEHKGEVYMMHVKSVSIMGKAGILTGEKGDIMIPTSHIFEGTADNYPFENALKLDDFKDDELKAFEGPMITVLGTSLQNRDILSYFMNTSWRAIGLEMEGAHYQKAIQVASKIRHHISPDLFVCYAYYASDNPLETGSTLSSGGLGLTGVKPTYLITLRILEKILRSGKKEASSKK
- a CDS encoding M1 family metallopeptidase, translating into MRKSAAIIFAFIISQFQAQQGAYYQQAAKYKMDIDVNAEKFTYQGKQTLEYTNNSPDELNVVYFHLYWNAFKPGSMMDQRVASQGKNGDSRLQKDGISRLASIPKDQEGVQNIHWIKQNGKDLKFEVQETIMKVYLAEPIKPNTTTVFTMDWDSVIPQQIRRSGRNNREGVDMTMTQWYPKIAEYDYDGWATFDYMGREFHAPFSDFDVTIKINKDYVIGAGGILENPADVKGYDANAKIKAEKDKKVSWRWTAKNILDFAWSADRDYSVESFNVPEGPKVYLVYQKNDKTKAWGEAQPYLTKYFQIMNSHFGKYVYPSYAFIQGGDGGMEYGMCTMILGEAKSIKDLMGLMAHEGSHSWYQQMLATNESVRPWMDEGFTSYAEGYTMYQLFPEQLPNPFVERLDAYRKFVKKGIEEPAVWLGDHHDNGTAYTYASYVKGELYLVELAYIMGEQNLAETLKQYYDQWSMKHPSDRDFLHIAQKVSGMDLKWFHNYWINTTKTIDYGIKDVKYEAKSTTITLVNNGQVPMPIDFSVMTKDKKVVTYQIPLNMTHTWKEKDAYGEFKTMPYWPWTQKQYTITVPYTKSQLSVLGIDFSQRLADVNMEDNFVEVK
- a CDS encoding type III pantothenate kinase, with product MNSIVINVGNSNIRFGLFDDDNCDISWVINTKPYRTADELYVQMLMLYQTYKIEPKEIQKVIIGSVVPQLTKVMSAAIKKIHKVSPVIVDSTTPSIVQAKSKSRGTDIYANLVAAHMLYPGRKKIVLDFGTALTASCISETGESLGVIIAPGIITSLNSLISQTAQLPEIELKKPKTVLGLDTVSCMQSGMVYGFLGMVEGFIDRINDEVNDDCFVIATGGVSHVYKPLTNKIHLMDRLHTLKGLYFLGKDL
- a CDS encoding GNAT family N-acetyltransferase, which codes for MNRFPTLETERLILSQLEEKDIPFIVEYLQHRIYSDLTSNIPYPYTENDARFWLTISQEAFDEQIGYTFAIRNKEGQIIGAIGLHDREDDKAELGYWMAIPYWNKGYVTEAAKAIVDFGFKEMGLNKIFATHFPHNPASGKIMEKIGMEQEAVLRQHVKKDGEYHDLVMYAIFNHRD